From Salvia splendens isolate huo1 chromosome 16, SspV2, whole genome shotgun sequence, a single genomic window includes:
- the LOC121771295 gene encoding protein BFR2-like isoform X1, translated as MSRGFIRRARGIGQRGIRTGGHGYSRHFRMSQGMPGSSQAANEENINSDDNIDLDALIDNFAGEPEMQNPPAPDPSSWFPTWSDAPQSSWVTPLDRVGLPWNPTTQDSFFSDVHIVHSPTNDDDDAADDDDDGDDDEDADDDDDVAPRSSAYIERPTRREHIDPPRSSIQLDRPSSSSHTSRPDKERSRPSLSQTIMGMFPRRRSSRDNRGKGPSKYTPSSFK; from the coding sequence ATGTCCCGGGGGTTTATCCGAAGAGCTCGCGGTATTGGCCAGAGAGGTATCCGAACAGGCGGGCATGGTTATTCACGGCATTTCAGAATGTCCCAAGGCATGCCAGGGTCATCACAAGCAgcaaatgaagaaaatattaattcagaTGATAACATAGATTTGGATGCACTCATCGACAATTTTGCTGGTGAGCCCGAAATGCAAAATCCACCAGCACCAGATCCCTCTAGTTGGTTTCCTACTTGGTCAGACGCGCCACAGTCTAGTTGGGTGACTCCATTAGATAGAGTTGGGCTACCATGGAATCCTACTACACAGGATTCATTCTTTTCGGATGTCCATATCGTGCACTCTCCAacaaatgatgatgatgatgctgctgatgatgatgatgatggtgatgatgatgaagatgccgatgatgatgatgatgttgctCCTAGGAGTAGTGCCTACATAGAGCGCCCCACGAGGAGAGAGCATATTGACCCTCCTAGGAGTAGTATTCAACTCGATCGACCTAGTAGCAGTTCACATACATCCCGTCCCGATAAGGAACGCTCCAGACCAAGTTTGTCTCAGACAATTATGGGTATGTTCCCACGTAGAAGGTCTAGCCGTGACAACAGAGGAAAAGGCCCGAGTAAATATACACCTTCGTCATTTAAGTAG
- the LOC121771295 gene encoding uncharacterized protein LOC121771295 isoform X2 codes for MEPLADHVQVMRTRQYMEWYFKITITYITQPGRLPEVGMNTVASSSTVQAETLARIFQMSRGFDPADAVGLLHEINSLALNCLTECGESERTVIPST; via the exons ATGGAGCCTCTTGCAGACCACGTGCAGGTGATGAGGACTCGACAATACATGGAGTGGTATTTTAAAATTACCATTACATATATCACGCAGCCGGGTAGGCTTCCAGAAGTAGGGATGAACACTGTTGCATCATCATCTACAGTCCAA GCGGAGACATTGGCACGTATATTTCAGATGTCGCGCGGTTTTGACCCAGCAGACGCCGTAGGATTGTTGCACGAGATTAACAGTCTTGCTCTTAACTGCCTCACCGAGTGCGGTGAGAGTGAACGCACGGTCATACCTTCCACATAG